In the Leptolyngbya sp. SIO1E4 genome, one interval contains:
- a CDS encoding pentapeptide repeat-containing protein: MVERGQYHGQRLKAQEVLRRYAAGERDFRGAILRGCNFRGADLSEADFSGADIRGTNFTDATLVSAKFIEAKAGVQRRWFFPQLLVAIVLAALASLIAGAVWGVLAHAVFAPNASLIDTEVGDRVAGVLGLLISLGALGLLYWRGVVATVVAVAVAVAVAGAVAIAGAFAVAVAGAVAIAGAGATILTSFLISRRALLGDPRDQLVRDIAVWFSSKGGTRFIRANLTDATFEKAILKSTHFYQATLTRTCFHLSKKLNLACLGKTIPANFTVQQLLVTLRGSHQSFVGLNIRGAYLVGADLTQADLTEADLSQATLEKVALTRANLTKTQALGVCFHQADLTGATLEAWNIDSTTRLEEAICDYVYLLNHQQERRPNSSIFHPGEFTKLFQEVLDTVDLIFQNGIDWKAFIRTFQQVQVQYEEAELSVQSIENKGDGVVVIKLNAAPGTDKSAVRQHFMEGYQTALKEAEARYKAQLDAKDEQIVDYRQQNANMQEVVKLLASRPVTVDVKTDVKAIAESKSMQGDDYSRNVSAGGEVKVTGSTLNLGEIGGQVSNQINQLPDTAPGTDKPSLKELLTQLKDAVEQDTELSEIEKKEALGEVAKLAEAGGDPQAGAMQRMAKRAMDALKSITEPLSDASKLATACKTLLPIIVALF, encoded by the coding sequence ATGGTGGAACGAGGCCAGTACCACGGGCAGCGGCTCAAGGCACAGGAGGTGCTGAGGCGCTATGCCGCGGGGGAACGAGACTTTCGCGGCGCGATTTTGCGGGGCTGTAATTTTCGCGGGGCGGACTTGTCAGAGGCGGACTTTAGCGGAGCGGATATTCGCGGCACCAACTTTACCGACGCGACCCTCGTTTCAGCAAAGTTCATCGAAGCTAAGGCCGGGGTGCAACGACGCTGGTTTTTCCCTCAGCTTTTGGTTGCGATCGTCTTAGCAGCATTAGCAAGCCTGATAGCCGGCGCAGTATGGGGAGTATTGGCCCACGCAGTATTTGCCCCCAATGCTTCACTCATTGACACCGAAGTTGGGGATCGTGTCGCTGGTGTCTTAGGGCTTTTAATCTCCTTGGGAGCCTTAGGGCTACTCTACTGGAGGGGGGTTGTAGCGACAGTTGTCGCTGTCGCTGTCGCTGTCGCTGTCGCTGGAGCTGTCGCTATCGCTGGAGCTTTTGCTGTCGCTGTCGCTGGAGCTGTCGCTATCGCTGGAGCTGGAGCAACCATCCTGACCAGTTTTTTAATCTCTAGACGAGCCTTATTGGGCGATCCGCGCGATCAGCTAGTCAGGGATATTGCCGTCTGGTTCAGCTCCAAGGGCGGGACGCGATTTATCAGGGCTAACCTGACCGATGCCACCTTTGAAAAAGCCATCTTAAAAAGTACTCATTTTTATCAGGCGACCCTCACGCGCACCTGCTTTCACTTGAGCAAAAAGCTTAATTTAGCGTGCCTCGGCAAAACCATTCCGGCAAATTTTACGGTGCAGCAGCTATTGGTTACTTTGCGCGGCAGCCATCAGTCCTTTGTGGGCTTAAACATTCGAGGCGCATACTTGGTGGGGGCGGATTTAACCCAGGCAGATTTAACCGAGGCCGACCTGAGCCAGGCTACTCTAGAGAAAGTGGCGTTGACCAGGGCAAACCTGACGAAAACCCAAGCCCTGGGCGTCTGTTTTCACCAGGCTGACCTCACCGGGGCCACCTTAGAAGCCTGGAATATCGATAGCACTACCCGTCTTGAAGAGGCGATTTGCGATTACGTGTACTTGCTGAATCATCAGCAAGAACGACGTCCTAACAGTAGCATTTTCCACCCCGGCGAGTTTACCAAACTCTTTCAAGAAGTCCTCGACACAGTTGATCTAATTTTCCAGAACGGTATTGACTGGAAGGCGTTTATCCGCACATTTCAACAGGTGCAGGTGCAATACGAAGAGGCTGAGCTGTCGGTCCAAAGTATTGAGAACAAAGGCGACGGCGTTGTTGTGATCAAACTGAATGCAGCGCCTGGAACGGATAAATCTGCGGTTCGCCAGCATTTTATGGAGGGGTATCAGACTGCCCTGAAAGAAGCTGAAGCCCGATACAAAGCTCAGCTTGATGCCAAAGATGAGCAGATTGTGGATTATCGTCAGCAAAATGCCAATATGCAGGAAGTTGTTAAGTTGCTGGCTAGCCGACCCGTTACGGTTGATGTAAAAACCGATGTAAAGGCAATTGCGGAGAGTAAATCGATGCAGGGAGATGACTACAGCCGTAACGTAAGTGCCGGAGGTGAGGTTAAGGTCACCGGCAGCACGCTCAACCTGGGCGAAATCGGCGGTCAGGTCAGCAACCAGATTAACCAGCTACCCGACACTGCCCCCGGCACTGACAAACCCAGCCTCAAAGAACTTTTGACACAGCTCAAAGACGCTGTAGAACAGGATACTGAACTTAGTGAGATCGAAAAGAAAGAAGCCCTGGGTGAAGTCGCCAAACTTGCTGAGGCGGGGGGAGATCCACAGGCGGGGGCAATGCAGCGGATGGCGAAGCGAGCCATGGATGCCCTCAAGTCTATTACGGAGCCGTTGAGTGACGCCTCGAAACTAGCAACTGCGTGTAAAACTTTGTTGCCAATAATTGTGGCGTTGTTCTAA